A single region of the Polymorphum gilvum SL003B-26A1 genome encodes:
- a CDS encoding DUF2271 domain-containing protein → MKSLLATLALTTALTLPGLAMARPVTLTTTLNTYGGDGAYLALYVTDASGAYVGSLWMAGGKSKYYEHLSDWYRATGGDAAQINGITGASVGAGRTLEITLDLADALFDAGYTLHIDAAVEDMRDSPNDVAVPLTTDGAGTPVTGRRYVASFAYDM, encoded by the coding sequence ATGAAATCGCTTCTCGCAACGCTTGCGCTGACCACGGCGCTGACACTTCCCGGTCTCGCCATGGCGCGGCCGGTGACGCTCACCACGACCCTCAACACCTACGGAGGCGACGGGGCCTACCTCGCGCTCTACGTCACCGACGCCTCGGGCGCCTATGTCGGCAGTCTCTGGATGGCCGGCGGCAAGTCCAAGTACTACGAGCATCTGAGCGACTGGTACCGCGCCACGGGCGGCGACGCCGCGCAGATCAACGGCATCACCGGCGCCAGCGTCGGCGCGGGCCGCACGCTCGAGATCACGCTCGACCTGGCCGACGCGCTGTTCGACGCGGGCTACACGCTCCACATCGACGCTGCCGTCGAGGACATGCGGGACAGCCCGAACGATGTGGCGGTGCCGCTCACGACCGATGGCGCGGGCACCCCCGTGACCGGACGCCGCTACGTCGCCAGCTTCGCCTACGACATGTGA
- a CDS encoding LysR family transcriptional regulator codes for MAIFESFACMDAKAENWDDLRVFLAVARAGSLSGAARTLGVNHSTVFRRIGAFEEALGVRLFERQPGGYLLTPAGEELRDGALRVEEEIASLSRKVTGQDLRLSGAVRFTTIDMLAFGLLPRHLAGFRDAYPGIEVELVVGNVALNLSRREVDVALRVGNAPAETLVGRRVGRLAFAVYASADYRARRPEPDLSLHNWIGFDSEHEALVRRMAGFLPEVKPVLRTNSVAAALSAAKAGMGLAPLPCGLADLETDLVRIAPLPDEFTLDLWLLTHEDLRQTARIRAFLDFLAEALAKEAPLLEGMSREAMDAPLHGDLSKLDEHAPAAGR; via the coding sequence TTGGCGATTTTTGAAAGCTTTGCTTGCATGGATGCAAAGGCCGAGAACTGGGACGACTTGCGCGTCTTTCTGGCCGTGGCACGGGCCGGGTCGCTCTCGGGCGCGGCTCGAACGCTCGGCGTGAACCATTCCACCGTCTTTCGCCGCATCGGTGCCTTCGAGGAGGCGTTGGGGGTACGCCTCTTCGAGCGACAACCGGGGGGCTATCTGCTCACGCCCGCTGGAGAGGAGCTGCGTGACGGCGCCTTGCGCGTCGAGGAGGAGATCGCAAGCCTGAGCCGCAAGGTGACCGGGCAGGATCTGCGTCTCAGCGGCGCCGTGCGGTTCACGACCATCGACATGCTGGCATTCGGACTACTGCCGCGGCACCTCGCCGGGTTCCGGGATGCGTATCCCGGTATCGAAGTCGAGCTTGTCGTCGGCAATGTCGCCCTGAACCTCAGCCGGCGTGAGGTTGACGTCGCGCTGCGCGTCGGCAATGCGCCAGCCGAGACCCTGGTCGGGCGCCGGGTCGGACGGCTCGCCTTTGCCGTCTACGCCAGCGCCGACTACCGCGCGCGGCGGCCGGAGCCTGACCTCTCGCTCCACAACTGGATCGGCTTCGACTCGGAGCATGAGGCGCTTGTCCGTCGCATGGCCGGCTTTCTTCCGGAGGTGAAGCCGGTGCTGCGCACGAACTCGGTGGCGGCTGCTCTCTCCGCCGCCAAGGCCGGGATGGGACTTGCGCCGCTGCCTTGCGGACTTGCGGACCTCGAGACCGATCTCGTACGCATCGCCCCGCTGCCTGACGAATTCACCCTCGACCTCTGGCTGTTGACTCATGAGGATCTGCGCCAAACCGCGCGCATCCGGGCTTTTCTCGACTTCCTGGCCGAGGCATTGGCAAAGGAAGCGCCTCTGCTGGAGGGCATGAGCCGCGAGGCAATGGATGCGCCTTTGCACGGCGACTTATCGAAGCTCGACGAGCATGCCCCAGCAGCCGGGAGATAA
- a CDS encoding DUF924 family protein, protein MNQKTDDQIWREVLEFWFPEGRSFQIDAETHRDRWFWRMRGGADSEIESRFSELTAEGAVGNLDPRASDSEGRLALIIVLDQFSRSVWRGNVRAFAQDKAALALAMEGLTNGQYAALPTPWFKVVHGLPLGHCEGPEHLERLDLLIRLRKERSPQKPPRTCSRFTGRW, encoded by the coding sequence ATGAACCAGAAAACTGACGATCAGATATGGCGGGAAGTTCTCGAATTCTGGTTTCCGGAGGGCCGCTCATTTCAGATCGATGCGGAGACCCATAGAGATCGTTGGTTCTGGCGAATGCGTGGCGGCGCGGACAGCGAAATTGAGTCCCGTTTTTCGGAACTCACTGCTGAAGGAGCCGTAGGAAATCTCGACCCTCGGGCCTCCGATTCCGAAGGCAGGCTCGCGCTCATCATTGTGCTCGATCAGTTCTCGCGATCGGTCTGGCGAGGCAATGTCCGCGCTTTCGCGCAGGACAAGGCGGCGCTGGCGCTGGCGATGGAAGGCCTAACCAACGGCCAGTACGCCGCGCTGCCAACGCCATGGTTCAAGGTCGTTCATGGTCTGCCACTCGGCCATTGCGAGGGACCCGAGCACCTTGAGCGCCTCGATCTCCTCATCCGGCTTCGCAAGGAGAGATCGCCGCAGAAGCCCCCGCGCACCTGCAGCCGATTTACCGGCCGCTGGTAA
- a CDS encoding PepSY domain-containing protein, with product MIRALHRWPGLLALALLTILSLSGAALSVFPAAERIAAPQSQAGLTVAALASRIQAVYPGVEQVRRSPSGRITAYWFDQGAPGAAVIDPATGEGVASADPNQVERWLTNLHRSLFLGDSGRIAMAAGAAAMLILSLSGAALVARRAGGWRHWFARLRGPLAGRLHVEIARIAVVGLVLSSTTALWMTASTFDLLPDGGSIPVAPAEVSGETGFALDQMPTLRQTPVAELRELSFPYPGDATDVFTVKTDRGTGYLDQGTGALLAWADLTGWERVSETIYMLHTGQGAATLGLVLGLMALGVPAMGATGILVWLAGRRGRPRIRGNQPAVRAETILLVGSEGGSTWGFAATLHAALTEAGQSVHVGPMSGFAPERYARAERIILLAATYGDGAAPASAKGFLDRLSTLERAPDIPLAVLGFGDRSFPAWCAFARDVAAAAQAKGWPELLPLDTIDRQSPQDFARWGRALGDVLGIGLELSHQSVQPQTTTLTLVSRRDYGAEVQAPTAILRFALPRVPLWQRLLGGGFARFQAGDLIGILPEGGAVPRLYSLASGRLDGFIEIVVKKHPGGLCSGQLTALEPGDTIAAFLRPNPGFRPGRSRAPLILIGAGTGIGPLAGFVRGNARRRPIYLFFGMRHPNSDFFYGEDFPDWQDEGRLTRLVTAVSRGARPHYVQDALRGEATEVAELIRNGARVMVCGGRDMAAGVADALAEFLAPAGLTPAVLKAEGRYVEDVY from the coding sequence ATGATCCGTGCACTCCATCGCTGGCCGGGTCTTCTGGCCCTCGCGCTCCTCACCATCCTGAGCCTGAGCGGTGCGGCGCTCTCGGTCTTCCCCGCGGCCGAGCGCATCGCCGCGCCGCAGTCGCAGGCCGGCCTGACCGTCGCTGCACTCGCGAGCCGCATTCAGGCCGTCTATCCGGGCGTCGAGCAGGTCCGCCGGTCGCCCTCCGGTCGCATCACCGCCTACTGGTTCGATCAGGGCGCGCCGGGAGCCGCCGTGATCGACCCGGCGACCGGTGAAGGCGTGGCCTCGGCCGACCCCAACCAGGTCGAACGCTGGCTCACCAACCTTCACCGCTCGCTCTTCCTTGGGGATAGCGGCCGCATCGCCATGGCCGCAGGGGCTGCCGCGATGCTGATCCTCTCGCTCTCCGGCGCGGCGCTGGTCGCGCGCCGCGCGGGCGGCTGGCGGCACTGGTTTGCGCGCTTGCGTGGCCCGCTCGCCGGGCGGCTGCACGTCGAGATCGCCCGGATCGCTGTCGTCGGCCTCGTTCTGTCCTCCACGACCGCTCTCTGGATGACGGCGTCCACGTTCGATCTGCTGCCGGATGGCGGCAGCATACCGGTCGCCCCAGCGGAGGTCAGTGGAGAGACGGGGTTCGCGCTCGACCAGATGCCAACGCTGCGGCAGACGCCGGTCGCCGAGCTGCGCGAGCTGAGCTTTCCCTATCCGGGCGACGCGACGGATGTCTTCACGGTCAAGACCGACCGGGGCACCGGCTATCTCGACCAGGGTACCGGCGCGCTTCTGGCTTGGGCCGACCTGACGGGATGGGAGCGCGTCTCGGAGACCATCTACATGCTGCACACCGGACAGGGGGCGGCGACGCTTGGCCTCGTGCTCGGGCTTATGGCGCTCGGCGTGCCCGCGATGGGCGCGACCGGCATCCTGGTCTGGCTCGCCGGGCGGCGCGGGCGGCCGCGCATCCGGGGCAACCAGCCCGCCGTGCGGGCGGAGACGATCCTTCTCGTCGGCAGCGAGGGCGGCAGCACCTGGGGCTTCGCCGCGACCCTTCACGCCGCACTGACGGAGGCCGGGCAGAGCGTCCATGTCGGCCCGATGTCGGGCTTCGCGCCGGAGCGCTATGCGCGGGCGGAGCGGATCATCCTGCTCGCCGCGACCTATGGCGACGGGGCGGCGCCGGCCTCGGCGAAGGGCTTTCTCGACCGGCTGAGCACGCTCGAGCGCGCGCCGGACATTCCTCTTGCGGTGCTCGGCTTCGGCGACCGCAGCTTTCCGGCCTGGTGCGCCTTCGCCAGGGACGTCGCGGCAGCGGCGCAGGCGAAGGGTTGGCCCGAGCTTCTGCCGCTCGACACGATCGACCGGCAATCGCCGCAGGATTTCGCCCGCTGGGGTCGTGCGCTTGGAGACGTGCTCGGCATTGGACTCGAGCTGTCGCATCAGTCGGTCCAGCCGCAAACGACCACGCTGACCCTTGTCTCGCGGCGCGACTACGGCGCCGAGGTGCAGGCCCCGACGGCGATCCTGCGCTTCGCGCTTCCACGCGTCCCGCTCTGGCAGCGGCTGCTCGGGGGCGGGTTCGCTCGGTTCCAGGCGGGGGACCTGATCGGCATCCTGCCCGAGGGCGGCGCCGTTCCGCGGCTCTACTCGCTCGCGTCCGGGCGTCTCGACGGCTTCATCGAGATCGTGGTCAAGAAGCATCCCGGCGGCCTCTGCTCGGGACAGCTGACGGCGCTGGAGCCGGGTGACACCATCGCTGCCTTTCTCCGCCCCAACCCCGGTTTCCGTCCGGGCCGGAGTCGGGCGCCGCTGATCCTGATCGGCGCGGGGACCGGCATCGGGCCGCTCGCGGGCTTCGTGCGCGGCAACGCGCGCCGTAGGCCGATTTACCTGTTCTTCGGCATGCGCCATCCCAACAGCGATTTCTTCTACGGCGAGGATTTCCCCGACTGGCAGGACGAGGGACGCCTGACACGCCTGGTCACGGCCGTCTCACGCGGGGCGCGGCCTCATTACGTCCAGGACGCACTGCGCGGCGAGGCCACGGAGGTCGCGGAACTCATCCGCAATGGGGCGCGTGTGATGGTCTGCGGCGGACGCGACATGGCGGCCGGCGTGGCCGATGCGCTGGCCGAGTTTCTCGCGCCGGCCGGGCTGACCCCGGCAGTCCTGAAGGCGGAGGGGCGGTATGTCGAAGATGTCTACTGA
- a CDS encoding heavy-metal-associated domain-containing protein: protein MSQNSITKTILRSDELSCPSCVPKIEKALRGLPGVEKAEVRFNTGKIEVEHDPARSSVDALVEAIRGTGYEARPSAF from the coding sequence ATGTCACAGAACAGCATCACGAAAACCATCCTCCGCAGCGACGAGCTTTCGTGCCCGTCCTGCGTGCCGAAGATCGAGAAGGCCTTGCGTGGACTGCCCGGTGTCGAGAAGGCCGAGGTGCGCTTCAACACCGGCAAGATCGAAGTCGAGCACGACCCTGCCCGGTCGAGCGTCGATGCGCTGGTCGAAGCGATCCGCGGCACCGGCTACGAAGCGCGGCCCTCGGCCTTCTGA
- a CDS encoding heavy metal translocating P-type ATPase, with amino-acid sequence MGKPFQIDRSFALTALTVLGMLLAILALWPLQGATAASFSLAGLLLVYLAGGLPAAWRAATTLWEERILDIDLLMVVAAVAAAAVGAPFEGAVLLTLFSISTTLEERALGRARRAIEALMELRPETALRKAPDGSVSEVPAADLQVDDVVVLRPGARVPADGVIVSGRGSLDEAHITGESMPVAKQPGAPVFEATVNLDGVLEMAVTKTIEESTVARMIALVTEAQAAKAPSERFSSWFGQRYTVAVMVGAVLAFAAFYWLGRDWEEALYRSATLLVAASPCAIVISVPAAILSALSAAARGGVLFKGGAALETLAAVDTFAFDKTGTLTTGKASVTRVVALDGDDRRFLSLLAGLEAQSEHHSAAAVRQEALSRDVEPAQVTNVITRPSAGIVGNDGEGQVWAGNPRLASKMGASIDHPKLQALAADTETVIYFGRDRQVMGAVTIADQARATSAPALAALREGGVGEIVMMTGDRRAVALRIGEELGLKPGEIHADMLPEDKVRMAGELAARGKVAFVGDGVNDAAALARADVGIAMGAAGSDVALQAADVALLSEDMGRLAEAHRLARRTARIIRQNLAFSMGAMVILVTGALFFELPLPLAVIGHEGGTVLVVLNGLRLLRDPIRRNENKSASPDQVVTVDSISAPVQRHAYRRRIPRRAG; translated from the coding sequence ATGGGAAAGCCGTTTCAGATCGACCGCTCATTCGCGCTGACGGCCCTCACCGTCCTTGGGATGCTCTTGGCCATTCTCGCGCTATGGCCGCTTCAGGGCGCCACGGCGGCTTCCTTCTCTCTCGCAGGTCTTTTGCTTGTTTATCTGGCAGGCGGCTTGCCCGCCGCATGGCGGGCCGCCACCACATTGTGGGAAGAGCGCATTCTCGACATCGACCTGCTGATGGTCGTTGCCGCCGTTGCGGCCGCGGCTGTCGGCGCGCCCTTCGAGGGTGCGGTCCTGCTGACGCTGTTCAGCATCTCCACGACACTGGAGGAACGGGCGCTCGGCCGCGCGCGCCGGGCCATCGAGGCGTTGATGGAGCTTCGGCCGGAGACGGCACTTCGCAAGGCGCCGGACGGGTCAGTCTCGGAAGTCCCTGCTGCCGATCTTCAGGTGGATGACGTCGTGGTGCTGCGGCCCGGCGCGCGGGTTCCGGCGGACGGGGTGATCGTCAGCGGCCGGGGCTCTCTCGACGAAGCCCATATCACGGGCGAGTCCATGCCCGTCGCCAAACAACCCGGCGCCCCGGTCTTCGAGGCGACGGTCAACCTCGACGGCGTGCTCGAGATGGCCGTGACGAAGACGATCGAGGAAAGCACCGTCGCCCGCATGATCGCGCTCGTGACCGAGGCGCAGGCGGCCAAGGCGCCATCGGAGCGCTTCAGTTCCTGGTTCGGGCAACGCTACACGGTCGCGGTCATGGTCGGAGCCGTCCTGGCCTTCGCCGCCTTCTACTGGCTGGGGCGCGACTGGGAGGAGGCGCTCTACCGATCAGCGACTCTGCTGGTGGCGGCGAGCCCCTGCGCGATCGTGATCTCCGTCCCTGCCGCGATTCTTTCCGCCCTGTCGGCTGCCGCGCGCGGAGGTGTGTTGTTCAAGGGCGGCGCCGCGCTCGAGACGCTGGCGGCGGTCGACACCTTCGCCTTCGACAAGACGGGAACGCTGACGACCGGCAAGGCCTCGGTCACAAGGGTGGTGGCGCTCGATGGCGACGATCGGCGCTTCCTCTCGCTGCTTGCCGGGCTCGAGGCCCAGTCGGAACATCACAGCGCGGCTGCCGTGCGGCAGGAAGCCCTCAGTCGCGATGTTGAACCGGCCCAAGTGACAAACGTGATCACCCGACCGAGTGCCGGCATCGTCGGTAACGACGGCGAGGGGCAGGTGTGGGCCGGCAATCCGCGCCTCGCATCAAAGATGGGCGCCTCAATCGACCACCCGAAGCTACAGGCGCTAGCTGCGGACACCGAGACGGTCATCTATTTCGGCCGGGATCGGCAGGTGATGGGGGCTGTCACCATCGCGGATCAGGCTCGCGCGACCTCTGCGCCGGCGCTTGCCGCGTTGCGCGAAGGCGGCGTCGGCGAAATCGTCATGATGACCGGCGACCGCCGCGCGGTTGCTTTGCGGATCGGCGAAGAGCTCGGCTTGAAGCCCGGGGAAATCCATGCCGACATGCTGCCGGAAGACAAGGTCCGGATGGCCGGCGAGCTGGCGGCCAGAGGCAAGGTCGCCTTCGTCGGAGACGGCGTCAACGACGCGGCCGCGCTGGCCCGTGCCGATGTCGGGATCGCCATGGGTGCTGCCGGATCGGATGTCGCGCTGCAGGCAGCCGACGTGGCGCTCCTGTCGGAAGACATGGGACGGCTCGCGGAGGCGCATCGACTGGCGCGGCGCACGGCGCGGATCATTCGGCAGAACCTCGCCTTCTCCATGGGTGCCATGGTCATTCTGGTGACGGGCGCGCTGTTCTTCGAGCTGCCTCTGCCGCTCGCAGTGATCGGTCACGAGGGCGGAACGGTTCTGGTGGTGCTCAACGGGCTGCGTCTGCTGCGGGACCCCATCCGCCGCAACGAAAACAAGTCAGCGTCACCAGATCAGGTGGTGACTGTCGACAGCATCAGCGCCCCCGTCCAACGTCATGCCTATCGCAGAAGGATCCCGCGGCGCGCGGGTTGA
- a CDS encoding heavy metal translocating P-type ATPase: MSSLVANISGAITHPARRRFWLTVSSGSLIAVGLIARYGFGMIDLWWALMVAAALLAGSDIAVRAWRALKVRHLSIELLVTVAAVGALVIGEVWESAAVTFLFMLGAWLEMRTMGQTRGALKALLDAAPATATVLRGGQPVEVPAIAVQLGETVLVKAGQRIPVDGEVTEGTAAVSEAAITGEPMPSEKAPGSRVHAGTIAENGLLRIRATNVGADTTLARIIQRVEEAQEEKAPSQRMIERFAQWYTPSIIGLAVVAFAFTQDIRLALTLLVVGCPGALVISTPVSIVAGIGRAARSGILIKGGQHLESAGRIDTLALDKTGTLTEGKPRLATVIALDGTTEDELLRLAATAEAGSDHPLGRPIVEAGRKQGQLPTPESLDEHAGMGISARIEGREVAAGNRRLMDRLGIPLGAEGEAALGRLLEAGQTPILVAADGKLIGLLGMSDMAREGAKEAIARLRNIGIGRVVMLTGDQHGAAHAIAREIGIDEVHAGLMPEDKLELIRRMKADGAHVAMVGDGINDAPALAAADTSIAMGAAGSDVAIETADIALLKDDLGKIPEAMAISRATLGNMRQNLVIALLTVAGLLAGVFSGHVHMAGGMLVHQLSVLIVIANGMRLLRVPGAPRPDAAARRGRTAVGPAAATRT, from the coding sequence ATGAGCAGTCTTGTTGCGAATATCAGCGGCGCCATCACACATCCTGCACGGCGACGTTTCTGGCTTACCGTCAGCAGCGGAAGCCTCATCGCAGTCGGTCTGATCGCGCGCTACGGCTTCGGAATGATCGACCTCTGGTGGGCGCTCATGGTCGCCGCCGCTTTGCTGGCTGGCTCGGACATCGCGGTCCGCGCCTGGCGGGCGCTGAAGGTCAGGCATCTGAGCATCGAGCTGTTGGTGACGGTTGCCGCCGTGGGCGCGCTGGTGATCGGCGAAGTCTGGGAATCGGCCGCCGTCACCTTCCTGTTCATGCTGGGTGCGTGGCTGGAGATGCGGACCATGGGCCAGACCCGCGGCGCGCTGAAAGCGCTGCTCGACGCTGCCCCGGCCACCGCCACCGTCCTGCGGGGCGGCCAGCCGGTCGAGGTTCCTGCCATTGCCGTGCAACTGGGTGAAACCGTGCTGGTCAAGGCTGGCCAGCGTATTCCGGTCGACGGAGAGGTGACCGAGGGTACAGCCGCGGTCAGCGAGGCCGCCATTACTGGCGAGCCGATGCCTTCCGAGAAGGCGCCCGGCAGCCGTGTCCATGCCGGAACCATCGCTGAGAACGGCCTTCTGCGCATACGGGCAACCAATGTCGGTGCCGACACCACGCTGGCCCGCATCATCCAGCGCGTCGAGGAAGCGCAGGAGGAAAAGGCCCCGAGCCAGCGCATGATCGAGCGCTTCGCGCAGTGGTACACGCCCTCGATCATCGGGCTCGCGGTTGTCGCCTTCGCCTTCACGCAGGACATCCGGCTGGCGCTGACCCTGCTGGTCGTGGGCTGCCCCGGCGCGCTGGTGATCTCGACGCCCGTGTCGATCGTCGCCGGTATCGGTCGGGCCGCGCGCAGCGGCATCCTCATAAAGGGCGGCCAGCATCTGGAAAGCGCGGGGCGGATCGACACGCTGGCGCTGGACAAGACTGGCACGCTGACCGAAGGCAAGCCGCGTCTGGCTACGGTGATCGCGCTTGACGGCACAACCGAGGACGAACTGCTGCGCTTGGCCGCGACAGCCGAGGCCGGATCGGACCACCCGCTCGGCCGCCCGATAGTCGAGGCTGGTCGCAAGCAGGGTCAGCTGCCCACGCCCGAATCGCTCGACGAGCACGCCGGTATGGGTATCAGCGCCCGCATCGAGGGGCGCGAAGTCGCCGCAGGGAACCGCCGCCTGATGGACAGGCTTGGCATCCCGCTGGGAGCCGAGGGCGAAGCCGCTCTGGGCCGGCTGCTCGAGGCCGGGCAGACGCCGATCCTCGTGGCGGCGGACGGAAAGCTGATCGGCTTGCTGGGCATGTCCGACATGGCCCGAGAGGGCGCAAAGGAAGCCATCGCCCGCCTGCGCAACATCGGCATCGGCCGCGTGGTGATGTTGACTGGCGACCAGCATGGCGCGGCGCATGCCATCGCCCGCGAGATCGGCATCGACGAGGTCCACGCCGGCCTGATGCCCGAGGACAAGCTGGAGTTGATCCGCAGAATGAAGGCCGATGGCGCGCATGTCGCGATGGTCGGTGACGGCATCAACGACGCGCCCGCTCTTGCGGCCGCCGATACCAGCATCGCCATGGGCGCGGCAGGCAGCGACGTCGCCATCGAGACCGCAGACATCGCCCTGCTCAAGGATGATCTCGGCAAGATCCCAGAGGCGATGGCGATCTCGCGCGCGACGCTTGGCAACATGCGCCAGAACCTGGTCATCGCGCTTCTGACGGTGGCGGGGCTGCTCGCCGGCGTCTTCAGCGGCCATGTCCACATGGCGGGTGGGATGCTGGTCCACCAGCTCTCGGTGCTGATTGTCATCGCCAATGGCATGCGGCTTCTGCGGGTGCCCGGAGCACCCAGACCGGACGCTGCCGCTCGCCGAGGCCGGACTGCCGTTGGGCCCGCAGCCGCCACCAGGACGTGA
- a CDS encoding DUF924 family protein gives MKDVIAAFGRHPHRNQVLGRNSTPAEEGYLKQDDLPHERAFEA, from the coding sequence GTGAAGGACGTGATCGCGGCATTCGGCCGTCATCCTCACCGCAATCAGGTTCTTGGTCGCAATTCGACCCCCGCCGAGGAAGGATACCTCAAGCAGGACGATCTTCCCCATGAGAGGGCATTTGAAGCATGA
- a CDS encoding DUF6448 family protein — MRRLLMATAALGLLASPAFAHCDSMDGPVVQDAQRALEAQDVTPVLKWVTAEDEDEIRSAFDMTLEVREETDAAKTVADRYFFETLIRVHRASEGAGFTGLKPAGSVEPAIAAADQALEDGNVEPLAEELASAIRHGVEERFAVAYEKRQTAEDSVEQGREYVEAYVQFTHFAEQADHLADAGASH; from the coding sequence ATGCGCAGACTACTCATGGCAACCGCCGCCCTCGGCCTTCTCGCCAGCCCCGCTTTCGCGCACTGCGACAGCATGGACGGCCCGGTGGTCCAGGACGCGCAGCGCGCCCTCGAAGCGCAGGACGTGACCCCGGTTCTCAAGTGGGTCACAGCGGAGGACGAGGACGAGATCCGAAGTGCCTTCGACATGACGCTGGAGGTTCGCGAGGAAACCGATGCCGCCAAGACAGTTGCTGACCGGTATTTCTTCGAAACCCTGATCCGGGTCCACCGCGCGAGCGAGGGCGCGGGCTTCACCGGACTGAAGCCGGCGGGCAGCGTCGAGCCGGCGATTGCAGCCGCCGACCAGGCTCTGGAGGACGGCAACGTGGAGCCTCTGGCGGAAGAGCTCGCCTCCGCGATCCGGCACGGAGTCGAGGAACGTTTCGCGGTAGCTTACGAGAAGCGCCAGACGGCGGAGGACTCCGTCGAGCAGGGTCGCGAGTACGTCGAAGCCTACGTGCAGTTCACGCACTTCGCCGAGCAGGCAGACCACCTGGCCGATGCCGGAGCCAGCCACTAG
- a CDS encoding FAD:protein FMN transferase, with translation MSKMSTELVRVALNGPTMGTRWSALFFAGPDVDKEAIRGALQAAVEEVDGQMSTWNAGSDLMRLNAAPVGEWVAVPAQLAAVLRLGIEIGRASGGAFDIGMGDAVTAWGFGPGDAAPDGIRAAMTASRRPAHEALEMDDARVRKAAALKLDLNGIAKGYGVDRLAETLRDHGISDGLVGIDGEMRAMGLRPDGEAWTIAVEAPDAERRTPHSILALQDAAVATSGDYRHWVEVQGRRLSHTMDPRRGAPLIASPASVTVVARTCAEADAWATALMVLGPDKGATLARRSGLDALFLLRDHNGDARSLGVGQLFS, from the coding sequence ATGTCGAAGATGTCTACTGAACTGGTCCGGGTCGCCCTGAACGGCCCCACGATGGGCACGCGCTGGTCCGCGCTGTTCTTCGCTGGTCCCGACGTCGACAAGGAGGCAATCCGGGGCGCGCTGCAGGCGGCCGTGGAAGAGGTGGACGGACAGATGTCGACCTGGAACGCGGGCAGCGACCTGATGCGGCTCAACGCGGCGCCGGTGGGAGAATGGGTGGCGGTGCCCGCGCAACTGGCTGCGGTCCTGCGCCTCGGCATCGAGATCGGGCGCGCCTCGGGCGGGGCGTTCGACATTGGCATGGGCGACGCGGTGACGGCCTGGGGCTTCGGCCCCGGGGACGCCGCGCCGGATGGCATCCGCGCCGCGATGACCGCCTCGCGCCGCCCGGCACATGAGGCGCTGGAGATGGACGACGCCCGCGTGCGCAAGGCCGCAGCCCTGAAGCTCGACCTCAACGGCATCGCCAAGGGCTATGGCGTCGACCGGCTCGCCGAGACCCTGCGCGATCATGGGATTTCGGACGGACTCGTCGGGATCGATGGCGAGATGCGTGCAATGGGCCTCAGGCCGGACGGCGAAGCCTGGACCATCGCGGTCGAGGCGCCGGACGCCGAGCGCCGGACGCCGCATTCGATCCTCGCGCTTCAGGATGCCGCCGTCGCGACCTCGGGCGACTACCGTCACTGGGTCGAGGTGCAGGGGCGCCGCCTGTCGCACACGATGGACCCAAGGCGCGGCGCGCCGCTGATCGCGTCGCCGGCCTCCGTCACCGTCGTGGCTCGAACCTGTGCCGAAGCCGATGCGTGGGCGACGGCCCTCATGGTGCTTGGGCCGGACAAAGGCGCGACGCTCGCAAGACGAAGCGGGCTCGACGCCCTGTTCCTCTTGCGCGACCATAATGGCGACGCACGGAGCTTGGGAGTCGGACAACTGTTTTCATAG